In Leishmania donovani BPK282A1 complete genome, chromosome 28, one DNA window encodes the following:
- a CDS encoding X-pro, dipeptidyl-peptidase,serine peptidase, Clan SC, family S15, putative, which translates to MRRVCTDLPHPTQFVEHVYITLKDNIRLAARLFMPKDASSEHRYPAILEYIPYRKRNGTRIRDEPMHGFFAGHGYVAVRVDMRGAGESDGLLLDEYLKQEQDDALEVIDWISKQPWCTGDVGMMGKSWGGFNSLQVAARRPPALRAIIVLGFTHNRFTDDIHWKGGCLLNDNFWWGCVMQGFQSCPPDGDIVGDRWKEMWLERLDKMPLNAADWAEHQRYDAYWQHGSIQEDYSSIQVPVLLVDGWADSYTNALFHLLEGLKVPCKAICGPWAHVYPQDGTPLPRMNFLRAAKDWWDYWMKGMTTNEVASWPVLQVYIEDSLPPCTTKQMAPGKWVAMDKWVNAEVPTVVYGLGAGLLLTEIGKDGATTATGTVMVHTPLNHGLISGEWMGVGTIGENAGDQRIDNGLAVTYTSAPLTAAMDILGQPTFSVTLTCDRPKGFLFAQLCDIAPDGAATRITYGIKNLVHCGPEGDRAIALVQPGQAVQVTVTMDFCGYCIPAGHSVSLSLANNYWPMVWCSPADTTLLLDAATAVFRVPVLHPSAIIVPGPNSIPEVAPSTPMTVMAPSHVERSVSYEIVLDTWTCVTNVVGGVFGEGIPRLDDIDTTVEHSLRRELTLSNRDPLSAHYTINQKFKVSRPHCVTDVNITSTQHCDADYLYIQSNIKAAHNDEGVFEKSFCRRVRREAI; encoded by the coding sequence ATGCGCCGCGTCTGCACGGATCTTCCGCACCCGACGCAGTTCGTGGAACACGTCTACATCACCCTCAAAGATAACATCCGCCTTGCCGCACGACTCTTTATGCCGAAAGATGCATCGTCGGAGCACCGCTATCCGGCCATTCTGGAGTACATCCCGTACCGCAAGCGCAACGGCACCCGCATCCGTGATGAGCCTATGCACGGTTTCTTTGCCGGCCACGGCTACGTCGCAGTGCGCGTTGATatgcgcggcgccggtgagTCGGATGGCCTGCTGCTCGACGAATACCTCAAGCAGGAGCAGGACGATGCACTCGAGGTGATTGATTGGATCAGCAAGCAGCCGTGGTGCACCGGTGACGTTGGCATGATGGGCAAGTCGTGGGGTGGTTTCAACTCGCTGCAGGTGGCCGCTCGCCGTCCTCCCGCGCTGCGCGCCATCATTGTTCTCGGCTTCACACACAACCGCTTCACCGACGACATCCACTGGAAGGGAGGGTGCCTGCTGAACGACAACTTCTGGTGGGGATGCGTCATGCAGGGCTTCCAGTCATGTCCGCCCGACGGCGACATTGTCGGCGATCGCTGGAAGGAGATGTGGCTGGAGCGGCTGGACAAGATGCCTCTGAACGCCGCTGACTGGGCTGAGCACCAGCGGTACGACGCTTACTGGCAGCACGGGTCGATCCAGGAGGACTACAGCTCCATCCAGGTGCCGGTGCTCCTCGTCGATGGCTGGGCGGACTCGTACACGAACGCCCTCTTTCACCTGCTGGAGGGGCTGAAGGTGCCGTGCAAAGCCATTTGTGGCCCGTGGGCACACGTGTACCCGCAGGacggcacgccgctgcctcggaTGAACTTCCTGCGCGCGGCCAAGGACTGGTGGGACTACTGGATGAAGGGCATGACGACCAACGAGGTGGCGAGCTGGCCGGTGCTCCAGGTCTACATAGAAgactcgctgccgccgtgcacaACCAAGCAGATGGCGCCTGGCAAGTGGGTGGCGATGGACAAGTGGGTGAACGCTGAGGTGCCGACCGTCGTGTATGGCCTCGGGGCGGGCCTGCTCCTGACAGAGATAGGCAAGGacggcgccaccactgccaccggCACGGTAATGGTGCACACGCCGCTGAACCATGGGCTCATCTCAGGTGAGTGGATGGGTGTGGGTACGATAGGTGAGAATGCCGGTGACCAGCGCATCGACAACGGCTTGGCCGTCACCTATACCTCAGCCCCGCTTACAGCTGCTATGGATATCCTCGGCCAGCCAACTTTCTCTGTGACACTGACCTGCGATCGGCCGAAGGGATTCCTGTTCGCCCAGCTGTGCGACATTGCGCCAGACGGGGCGGCCACGCGCATCACGTACGGCATTAAGAACCTGGTTCACTGTGGCCCCGAGGGCGACAGGGCCATTGCCTTGGTGCAGCCCgggcaggcggtgcaggtGACGGTGACGATGGACTTCTGTGGCTACTGCATCCCGGCCGGCCACAGCGTTTCCCTTTCACTCGCGAACAACTACTGGCCCATGGTTTGGTGCTCTCCGGCGgacacgacgctgctgctggacgccgCAACGGCTGTCTTCCGGGTCCCGGTGCTTCACCCGAGCGCCATCATTGTCCCTGGCCCGAATTCAATTCCGGAGGTGGCGCCCTCGACTCCCATGACGGTGATGGCGCCCAGCCACGTGGAGCGCTCCGTCTCATACGAGATCGTGCTGGACACCTGGACATGCGTCACGAACGTTGTTGGCGGCGTGTTTGGCGAGGGCATTCCCCGCTTAGACGACATTGACACAACGGTGGAACACAGTCTGCGCCGTGAGCTGACACTCAGCAACCGCGACCCGCTCTCGGCGCACTACACCATTAACCAGAAGTTCAAGGTCAGCCGCCCGCACTGCGTCACGGACGTAAATATTACGAGTACGCAGCACTGCGATGCTGACTATCTCTACATTCAGTCCAATATAAAGGCTGCACACAACGACGAGGGTGTCTTTGAGAAGAGCTTCTGCCGTCGCGTGCGTCGGGAGGCCATCTAA
- a CDS encoding elongation factor G2-like protein, which produces MLFYAGVTKRVGDVDRGTTTTDFMKEEADRGITIQSAAVSLRWRDHGINLIDTPGHVDFTVEVERTMRIVDGVVALFDASAGVQAQSYTVLQQSRRFNAPLIAFLNKMDKYNADFAMSVNSIRTKLQVEPLLLQIPLHAEDGSFAGVVDVVEQVTCRFDGEHGLEVQRTDLSTVGATPSSTGDGDRAADRELTHVTRPMRKARRDLIAQLTAVDDALSEAFIAELDATDGDEAEAERRLSTEALRSAVRRSVVHPPRDRPPLVPVLCGASRRDQGVQPLLDAVTYYLPSPCDRQLTGFTKDGIPVPLPPASAAPTVPTVALAFKVMHMMHPGKGQRLPLVFLRVYSGRIIPRMRLENNSRQKSEVIEKLYVMHANHPVEVPNLEAGQIGAAFLTHTYTGDTLFSQPSHHLLQAKQHVRRGDVKEEVHTLEGISAPPAVISFSIEAATRNQVELLKSALAELSREDPSLRVTESEQGTVVVSGMGELHLEIVMSRLANEYQVKCRLLRAIIEYRETIRVTQSVERHTCLLNDLPYAECSLELRPLLENGERCSTKDKCRFRIDSAFEEEFLSGGRQQQQQGGGLSSWPRLSDVRNAKEELRLIAASFQSAVDACMRLGPLAGLPMHGVEVVLTYFRKTAGSQLQERSLTHVARSVLLSLLKATRKDDLALLEPMMEVEVHLSECTYIGKVVSSLNEHHALTVDVQEDGRSVTAVVAMRNTLRYTMELRKVVKGHANMFVKLHDYRVVEEKAVLTRILKNLGIVD; this is translated from the coding sequence ATGCTCTTCTACGCCGGCGTCACGaagcgcgtcggcgacgtAGACAGgggcacgacgacgacggacttcatgaaggaggaggcggaccGCGGCATCACGATTCAGTCCGCCGCAGTCTCCCTGCGGTGGCGGGATCACGGCATCAACCTGATCGACACCCCAGGCCACGTTGACTTTACTGTTGAGGTGGAGCGGACGATGCGGATTGTAGACGGTGTCGTGGCTCTGTTCGACGCGTCTGCCGGTGTGCAGGCGCAGAGCTACACGGTACTGCAGCAGAGCCGCAGGTTTAATGCGCCGCTAATCGCCTTTCTGAACAAGATGGACAAGTATAACGCCGACTTCGCCATGTCGGTAAACTCGATACGCACCAAGCTGCAGGtagagccgctgctgctgcagatccCGCTCCACGCCGAGGACGGCAGCTTCGCTGGCGTGGTCGACGTCGTAGAGCAGGTGACGTGTCGCTTCGACGGCGAGCACGGCCTCGAGGTGCAGCGAACAGACCTCAGCACTGTCGGTGCCACGCCGTCTTCGACGGGCGACGGTGACAGAGCTGCGGATCGTGAACTGACGCACGTGACTCGCCCCATGCGCAAAGCGCGCCGCGACCTCATCGCTCAGCTCACCGCTGTCGACGATGCGCTCTCGGAGGCATTCATAGCGGAGTTGGacgccaccgacggcgatgaggccgaggcggagcggcgccTCTCCACTGAGGCGCTGCGCTCCGCCGTGCGTCGGTCCGTGGTGCACCCGCCACGCGATAGACCGCCGCTCGTCCCGGTTCTGTGCGGCGCCTCTCGTCGTGATCAAggcgtgcagccgctgctcgacGCCGTGACGTACTACCTGCCTTCTCCATGTGACCGGCAGCTGACCGGGTTCACGAAGGATGGGATACCAGTACCTCTTCCACCTGCCTCGgccgcgccgacggtgccgacGGTGGCCCTCGCCTTCAAGGTAATGCACATGATGCACCCAGGCAAGGGGCAGCGCCTCCCGCTCGTGTTCTTGCGTGTGTACAGCGGCAGGATCATCCCGCGCATGCGCCTCGAGAACAACAGTCGGCAGAAGTCAGAGGTTATCGAGAAGCTCTATGTGATGCACGCAAACCACCCGGTGGAGGTGCCGAACTTAGAGGCTGGCCAGATCGGCGCGGCCTTCttgacacacacatacaccgGCGACACCCTGTTCAGTCAGCCCTCGCACCACCTTCTGCAGGCTAAGCAGCATGTGAGGCGTGGCGATGTtaaggaggaggtgcacacACTAGAGGGCATCAGCGCCCCACCAGCTGTCATCTCCTTCTCCATCGAGGCTGCCACACGCAACCAGGTGGAGCTGCTCAAGAGCGCCCTGGCCGAGCTCTCCAGGGAGGATCCGAGCCTGCGTGTCACGGAGAGCGAGCAGGgaacggtggtggtgagtgGGATGGGGGAGCTACACCTGGAAATTGTCATGTCGCGACTCGCGAACGAGTACCAGGTGAAGTGCCGGCTTCTGCGCGCCATCATCGAGTATCGGGAGACGATTCGAGTGACCCAGTCGGTGGAGAGGCACACCTGCTTATTGAACGACCTACCCTACGCCGAGTGCTCGCTcgagctgcggccgctgctggagaacggagagcggtgcagcaccaAGGATAAGTGCCGTTTCCGCATTGACAGCGCCTTTGAAGAGGAGTTTCTCAGCGGTGGGagacagcaacagcagcagggcgGTGGCCTCTCCAGTTGGCCGCGTTTAAGTGACGTGCGCAACGCCAAAGAGGAGCTGCGCCTCATTGCAGCGTCCTTCCAGTCCGCCGTTGATGCGTGCATGCGGTTGGGTCCTCTAGCGGGGTTGCCGATGCACggtgtggaggtggtgctgacGTACTTCCGCAAGACGGCCGGTTCACAGCTCCAGGAGAGGTCGCTGACCCACGTTGCCCGCTCAGTGCTGCTGAGTTTGCTCAAGGCGACCCGCAAGGACGacctggcgctgctggagccgatgatggaggtggaggtgcacCTTTCCGAGTGCACTTACATCGGCAAAGTTGTCAGCTCCCTCAACGAGCATCATGCGCTGACCGTTGACGTGCAGGAGGATGGCCGGTCCGTGACAGCTGTCGTGGCCATGCGCAACACCCTTCGCTACACAATGGAGCTGCGAAAAGTCGTGAAGGGGCATGCAAATATGTTTGTGAAGTTGCACGACTACCGCGttgtggaggagaaggctGTGCTGACGCGCATCCTGAAGAACCTCGGCATCGTAGACTAG
- a CDS encoding ribose 5-phosphate isomerase, putative translates to MSKRVALGCDHAAYATHQEIMDMINASGAASKVMYMGPSSDTSVDYPDYAAQVCEAILKGEADTGILVCGTGIGMSIAANKFRGIRAALCYDHVTAQLSRQHNNAHILCIGVRTSGMEVIRDIIETFLTTEPLAEGRHGNRVDKITVIEEEQMKEEQRWCFSGCGGLKEEGK, encoded by the coding sequence ATGTCGAAGCGTGTTGCTCTGGGCTGCGACCATGCCGCGTACGCCACACATCAGGAGATCATGGACATGATCAacgccagcggtgccgcgtcgAAGGTGATGTACATGGGCCCCTCCTCCGACACATCCGTCGACTACCCCGACTACGCCGCGCAGGTGTGTGAGGCCATCTTGAAGGGCGAGGCGGACACGGGTATCCTTGTCTGCGGCACCGGTATCGGCATGTCGATCGCGGCCAACAAGTTCAGAGGCATTCGTGCGGCTCTTTGCTACGACCATgtgacggcgcagctgagcCGCCAGCACAACAACGCCCACATCTTGTGCATTGGGGTGCGCACCAGTGGAATGGAGGTTATCCGCGACATCATCGAGACCTTCCTCACGACAGAGCCGTTGGCGGAAGGGCGCCACGGCAACCGCGTCGACAAGATCACGGTGATtgaggaggagcagatgAAGGAAGAACAGCGGTGGTGCTTCAGCGGTTGTGGAGGTCTTAAGGAGGAAGGAAAGTGA